CAAGACAGCCAATCAGCGTCAACATAGTTGAACATTGACTGGGCAAGAAAATAAGagtgataaattaatatttcaaGCGTAGTTAAATCAAAATCAGAAAAGAATGTTGGTTAGGgataattattgattaatgCTTGGCTGTTTCTTCTGAGTGTCCTTTCACTGCTTATTTTCCAAGGGAAAATAAGGAagtgttatatatattttaagcaCTAATTTCCCATGGAAATAGGGAAATCCCAGTTGCAGATGCATCTCTCTTGGTCTAATTTGGGCTCATATCAAAGAGGTGAGGAGCAGAGGGGAACCACATAAGGAAAGGCTGTAGGTGCACGAAAGGATATCCACCAGCAAAGAGAGGAGTCAAGCAGAGCCAGGGGAATGTTGGCCAGCAGGGCCAAGTCAGAGTCTTTAGCCTAGGAGTAAGGACATAGCAGGACCAAAGGACACGAGGACGAGGATAAaatgtgggggaaaaaacaatcaCAGACACGATGAGAGATAAAAAAGGCAAGAAAGCAGGTGAGATAAAGAACCATCCACCAAAGTGCACAACTATCCACCccaaaaggaaaaggagactcTAAATTATTGAAGCTGAATTGATTAACCAACAGGTCTGGCTTGTGGTGTTGAGAATAAAATAACTTTCTGATGAGATGATAAGGAGGAGTTCACTGGAAGGATATGAACCAGATGCAGCAGGACTCAAACACAGCCAGAACAATTGCTGTAATGAGAGCTGGGCCATTGTCCCGACCCTTCAGTACATCAACACccaaaattaagaaaaatacacaaatcctGATGTCAGTTTTACTTCAACTTCTACTTATTATCCGTTTATGAACAATAAGTTGATTATTTGATCTTTAGAACATAAATTAGGGGccatttttatcattaaaatgtaatttatcaaATAATAACGCTGATTGTTGTCACTGTCTGTCCTGTTAACTTGAGATGgtcatttgttgttgttatcgttgacatttttatagattaaaacaagagaaaaaaaataataggaGGACACTTCTCACCCCAGTGATCCTCAGAACTCCTTCAATGCTAGCAAAAGCAAAGTATAGAACACCGAGTCCCACCACTCTGTGCATTACTGTCCCCAGACGAGGCCTTAAgggaaagagaaatgaaaaaatgttcaTTGCCTGATTTTGATTGCACAATAATTTTCATttgacaaacaacaaaactgcTGACATACTTTACAATGCCATAACCAAGGCTGACGATGATGACGAGCAATCGAGCCAAAGTTCTCTTGAGGGCAGAGACCAGCTCGGCAAAGATCAGCAGGCCTGGAGCTAAATGCAACACAAGCAGAAACATAACAATTACTATCTCTACTTCTACTATGAGGCAGGtaataagacattttttaattatctgtAGATACTCACACGCAGAGCCAACAGTATTGGTGTTTTCGTATTCAGCGCAGAAGACAGCCTTCTCCACCATCCCCAGGAATATGACCCCTGCTATCCAGAACTGGATCCTCAGCAGATCCTTCCAGTAGCAGGCTGCCCAGACAAACCACAGCATGGCGTACAGGATGTACACTATGCACATCACCATGTAGAACTACAAACAGACAATGAGGGATTAGTCTAAAATTACGTCACACATGGGAGCAATTGCTGTTCATTAACTGGAGACCAAATACCAGAGAAATTGacagaaaaaatgttgtttttgtttctgagtTCTGACTTCTCATTTAGCTCCACTATGATTCACTATGGTTTGGATCAGTCCGTTGTAGCTCACTTCAATGTAGCAGCACAAAGAAATAATACACAGCCATTTATCTTTTTGtgcagtgatagttggtgggcATGCTTTTTGTAGAGATCAGTTCTCCACTCAATTGTTCACAatagagtttctgttttgtcatcatcatcatcatcatcatcatcatcatcatcatcatcaatcacatCTTTAGGTCTGTAGTCAGATGTTGTCATAgtttttaaaactgaaacaactTATTTCCATTATTTACTGCTTAgactttatgttttattgtgtttttggatTAATTGTTCTTATAAAGAGGACAAACCCtttaactttgtatttttgAGTGTTATTTAAATCATGTACCCAcccaaaaaagtgaattataACCATCTATTGATCCAGAAGAGGATCATCATGATTATAAATGGTTAATTAAGTTTTTacaaacacaaatcacaaaaaatgatTCTTCACTCATATACTTACAATCATGAGAGGGTAATCTGTGATAGAAATGTAGCCGTGGTCGCCTTTCATCACCACatcaactgtaaaaacaaaaatctagaCATTAGACAAATTAAGCTATGTTTCCTAAACCATTAACAATTTGTTTGTGGCAGTGAATAGTTTTGAAATCTTTGCATAATGAAGCCACCCTCTGATCAGACTAGTTCATTTTCTAACATGTCTGTCCATGAATGCAGCATGCAGAGTAAAATTATACATTGTAATGTTGTTCCTCttttcaaccacacattatattatttgcctgtgaaaaaacaacaactcaccTGTTAAATTCCAGTTGGCATCTTGTTTATTTGACACTATCTTAACAACCAGCAGGTAAGGCCCGTCCTTCCAAGTGGTGGCTATGACATTGTCTGTGATACTCACACTGCCGTTGTTGCTGCCGCTGTCATATTCCTCAGTGATCCATGGGGTCTCATTTTCATCatgtaatattacaaaaatatcaCAGGGTTAAAATACCTGCTACATCAACTTTAAAACCTTtgactgtgtatgtgtaaaacatttaaagaaacattaACAAAACTATTTATCAGTTCAAGACACTAAATTGTGTGTGTTCTGTTAGTTTCCTGGAAGATTTCTATCTTAAATCTTTGATACGATTTTATTGATCCCCAAAGGGAAATTCACAACTTCCATTTTCCTATTAAACTTACTAGCACTTCACCCTCCACAGGTGGAATGACAGGACGTGGATCTGCCTTTgctttctgaaaaaaaacaaaaaaacccaaacagacAATTACTGGATGTAGAGAGGTAATAAATATTACTATATCAACCAAACTGAGGAGAGTAATGTGACAAACCTACTTTTAGCATTGGAAAGGAGCTGCTACATGGTATGGGCTGGTATTTGTGTTCAATGAACTCTCCTTTCCCGAGAGGGTTTGGATCCATGCTCCCCCCACGACTCAGCGGTATTCTGTCATACATTTCCTACAGACAATGACAATCACAACTGAGCATATCTCATTTTTCACCTACCAAGCATGGAAAAATAGACTGTTCGATTGTAAGTTTTACATTGGAGCTTATATACTTACTTCAATGTTTTTGAACTCATTGTGACAGTGGTAGTATTTTAAATACCAGTGAATGGTGAAAGTCACCGTCTCAGGACAACCAAAAGGCTTAACTGGAAGATGAACACACAAGTGTCAAAAAGGTGTACCTTTTTTTGTGATAGGTTAGGAGCGCATTTTCCACCTTTCCACCATTTTCTTACCTTTCAATTCAATATCAGTGTTTTTGTACATGGATTTCGTTAACAGCAGCGGTCTTGAGGTCTGTGGAATAGTAAAATATTGTAAGCTAGGATGAAAGTTAGGATTATTTTTCTTATCAATATTAAGTTAGTTATCAATATGTAATTAGTTTGGTgaactgattaatcatttaagcACAATGGTGGCTGTGTCTGCAGTTTCTGCCAGTGTTTACATGGTGGGAAAAAGACCCGTGTGTCATGtgaattataaaaatgtaatattgtccataggtgtgtgtttgtttgactgTATGTCTTGTGTTGAGCAATAAACTGGTGATGTCTCTCCTTGTGCAactagatatagagacagacacagcATTAGAGGGAAACCAAAACTTCTCCACACCTAAATTATTGATTAAGGCTTTGTAGTTCTCATTAGACTAAGTCTGGAAACAGTGGCTTGATTCTGATAAACGGGAACCAGTGTACAAACAGTGGAGGTTAGGTCAGGGTGTGTATTCATATAATACAACAATGATGAGTAGGTTAGCAGGTTAGTGGTAAATGACATAATCAAGCAGTTCAATTAAACCTGGACACACAGGTCAAACTGGTGAAGCGTGCAGAGTTAGAGAGGGTGGTGGCAGAGTTAGACACAAGGTAACAAATGAGGATTTCTTCCAGGGGCTCAACTAAACAACAAAGACTTTACAGACTACAGCTGTCCAACTTAAACTAAAGCCAGCTAGTTAGCCATCTGCTTACTGTAGCTTGAAATGCTTTCTCCTTCAATTAGCTAACAACTGTTCTTTCGGTAGACACGCCTTATTAAAATCTATTAAAGACAGCAGCACATACAAAGTAAATAAGGCTTTACGATTATTGCTAGTTTAGACGACTGTCACCATACTCCCAGCTGATAGCAAGCTAGCATAACAAGGCTAATATAGCTAACGCCAGTTGACCGGTATCTTCTAATTGGATACTTACATTTACAACAGTGATTTTCCAAAGGCCCGGCTCTGGTGCTGCAGCAACCGCATTTATGGTATTGAGGAAAAGTACAAAAATGACTACCCGTGGATAAAAAACTGCTGTGACCGGACAGCTCCACGTCCTCATTCTGCCTGTAGCAGCCATGTTGGTTTCGGGTTTGACCACTCCACTGCAGGAGGCGCCGTGAACGCACCAGCTGGAGGAGCGCAACGTCAAACCTTTACCTGTGTCACGGTCACCTGTTTCAGCCTGGTGTTTGACAGCTTTACAGAAGAGCGAAGTCTCACTCTGACCTCATGTCTGTAAGATATACAGGTTAACTATCAACTAGGTTAACTATCTGTCATTATTCATCACTCGTCACTGACAGCGTTGCTCATAATTGCAGACAGAAAGGGGAACTTGTGGGTGAGTAGTTCATGTTCCTTTTCATCTAAACTTCAAACAAGCTTGAGTGACCTTGAGAAGATTAAATCACTTCCAACTATCTTAGATTAATGTTGTGCATTAATTCATGTTTCTATTGACCGATATTTGCCTGAATGTCAATTTTGTGACAATTTATTTAAGGGGACATATGGTGCTTTGGAGTCCACAACATACTTAATTGTATTCTACTTACGTTTACATAGCTACATACACGTAAATTAAATAATCTATGTAATTCAATATACATATTGTTATTCCAATAAAATACTTTACAGTATCTGCGCCATGAACAGCATGTTAGCAGGCTATGTCATTCAATACTTTTAAGGTAAATGtaacagttttttgtttgttttgttttttaaagtgtatttctTACCTCTTTGGCTGTTTGTTTTGCAGAGCTAACCTGGCTGCTTCCTCTTAAGATTGTGATGCCTCAGTGTTAAAATGGGCCATTCTTCAGAATTAAGTTTATGATACCTAATTGGGTCTGATTTCATACTTTTAAAGGTCCAcataaatattttaatgcatttgttttgatACAATATTTTCCCATAGTGATTTCTGTGACAGTGTGAAATAGTAAGGGAATCTTGAATCTCATCAAAATGTAGTCTTGAAACAGTCTATAAATTATTTATCATTACAGTATACAAGATCACTTCATAAATGTTCTGTACATTTCTATATTTACACAGCAACATCACATTCAACTCAGTAAACAATTTCACAGTTCAGTGTATCTTAAGCTTATAGGAACATGTGCCTGAACGTGTTTGATGttgacacacataaacaacatgAATAACACTGACACAAAGGCTGGCCATATAAAGCACAAAATGCTTATGTACAAAGATAATATTACAGATAGTCCACATTGGGAAATGTCA
This portion of the Scomber japonicus isolate fScoJap1 chromosome 14, fScoJap1.pri, whole genome shotgun sequence genome encodes:
- the tmem87b gene encoding transmembrane protein 87A — protein: MAATGRMRTWSCPVTAVFYPRVVIFVLFLNTINAVAAAPEPGLWKITVVNTSRPLLLTKSMYKNTDIELKVKPFGCPETVTFTIHWYLKYYHCHNEFKNIEEMYDRIPLSRGGSMDPNPLGKGEFIEHKYQPIPCSSSFPMLKKAKADPRPVIPPVEGEVLDENETPWITEEYDSGSNNGSVSITDNVIATTWKDGPYLLVVKIVSNKQDANWNLTVDVVMKGDHGYISITDYPLMIFYMVMCIVYILYAMLWFVWAACYWKDLLRIQFWIAGVIFLGMVEKAVFCAEYENTNTVGSASPGLLIFAELVSALKRTLARLLVIIVSLGYGIVKPRLGTVMHRVVGLGVLYFAFASIEGVLRITGGRDNGPALITAIVLAVFESCCIWFISFHLAQTIKTLKLRRNPVKLSLYRHFTNTLIFAVIASIIFMGWTAKKFRLADCQSDWIELWVEDAFWRFLFSVILLVIMFLWRPSANNQRYAFTPLIDDSDDEEIEEFIASSNIADGIKLRTSKSETNGTVKPAENNPDEDMKWVEDNIPSSLTDVALPVLLDSDEEIMTTKYEMSKLE